One stretch of Streptomyces sp. NBC_01363 DNA includes these proteins:
- a CDS encoding S8 family peptidase, producing the protein MRKRSKQAYAVVAAAAVVLTAGMTGPASARTSSGPDPAFPVVAKDTGTVGKAVRTVTLITGDRVLVDSRGRVGGIQRAKGRQDIPFFTRTYDGRTYVVPRDARRLIADGTLDQRLFDITGLTEPESLKANRAGLKVIVGYRGSAAGSARAEVRSSDGTTVRRTLSALDADAVTSTTDSAGSLWDALTRRRGDGSAATTSGIARIWLDGVRKASLDRSTGQIGAPAAWARSYDGTGVKIAVVDTGIDATHPDLTGRVVAERNFSGSPDARDRVGHGTHVASIAAGTGAKDARFKGVAPGARLINAKVLDDQGNGDDSSVLAGVDWAVAQGADIINMSLGSPDTPGIDPLEAQVDKLSAEKGVLFAVAAGNSGPGRGTVASPGSADAALTVGAVDDDDLIADFSSVGPRIGDGAVKPDITAPGVDITAAAASGTPDQNPPGYVSKSGTSMATPHVAGAAAILKQKNPAWTGAQIKAALTGSAKGGSHSVFQQGAGRLAVDKAIDQTVVSEPASVGLGTQQWPHTDDTPVAKQVRYRNSGTTDVTLDLSLEAPTGGDEKLAPAGFFTLGAQRITVPAGGTAAVDLTADTRLGGTVDGSYSVTVVASGGGRSVRTAASVEREAESYDVTFNTVGRDGAASTNWQADLKGYGGSATGRRFFPDLSSGSATVRLPRGTYSLAADMLVDPTAPGKGVDLINNPRFSVTGPTTVTLDARTTRPVAFEVPDAAARYTRAGMMYTVSTPETLIIEGGEFGSFDHLRTAYQGPEMGDGALVQQWSAHWQRGSNEYNVLTGGPVKELATGYSKTYKPGDMALVKAKVGSSVPGLDGALAAHGVLDYGGGVEAPYTVQPAPGTRNVYLSTADGAAWNIVAGVLGAADPSGQRNFDALYGLDEPRRYKAGETYTETYNVGAPGPRMNENEGIVRDGDTIFGSLPLVSDGAGHFGIARYSGASTTVHRNGELLVKKDVAIDQEPFALPSEPATYTVSTTIRRNPEFNRTGTRIDASWTFDSARTESPTMLPVSTVRFLPRLALDSTVPAGGKQTVPVEVQGAAAGANLKTLRVLVSYDDTTWLPVPVTADRVTVKAPAKGKAISLKAVVTDKDDNESTVTIHNAFFGR; encoded by the coding sequence TTGCGTAAACGATCAAAACAGGCGTATGCCGTCGTGGCCGCGGCCGCCGTCGTCCTGACGGCGGGCATGACCGGCCCGGCATCGGCGAGGACCAGCAGCGGCCCGGACCCGGCATTCCCGGTCGTCGCCAAGGACACGGGGACGGTCGGCAAGGCCGTGCGCACCGTCACCCTGATCACCGGTGACCGGGTCCTCGTGGACTCCCGTGGCCGGGTCGGCGGTATCCAGCGGGCGAAGGGCAGACAGGACATTCCCTTCTTCACCCGGACCTACGACGGCCGTACCTATGTGGTGCCGCGTGATGCCCGGCGGCTGATCGCCGACGGCACGCTGGACCAGCGGCTGTTCGACATCACCGGACTCACCGAACCGGAGAGCCTCAAGGCCAACCGGGCCGGCCTCAAGGTGATCGTCGGCTACCGGGGGTCGGCGGCCGGGTCCGCCCGCGCCGAGGTACGTTCCTCCGACGGCACCACCGTCCGCCGGACCCTGTCGGCCCTCGACGCCGACGCCGTCACCAGCACCACCGACAGTGCGGGTTCCCTGTGGGACGCGCTGACCCGTCGGCGGGGCGACGGTTCGGCGGCCACGACCTCCGGCATCGCGCGAATCTGGCTGGACGGCGTACGGAAGGCGTCGCTCGACCGCAGCACCGGCCAGATCGGCGCTCCGGCGGCCTGGGCCCGCTCCTACGACGGCACCGGTGTGAAGATCGCCGTCGTGGACACCGGAATCGACGCCACCCACCCGGACCTGACGGGCCGGGTGGTGGCGGAACGGAACTTCAGCGGCTCCCCGGACGCCCGGGACCGGGTCGGACACGGCACGCACGTGGCCTCCATCGCCGCCGGTACGGGGGCCAAGGACGCCCGGTTCAAGGGCGTGGCGCCCGGGGCCCGGTTGATCAACGCCAAGGTGCTGGACGATCAGGGCAACGGTGACGACTCCAGCGTCCTGGCGGGGGTCGACTGGGCCGTCGCCCAGGGGGCCGACATCATCAATATGAGTCTGGGCAGCCCCGACACCCCGGGGATCGACCCGCTGGAAGCCCAGGTCGACAAGCTCTCCGCCGAGAAGGGCGTCCTGTTCGCGGTGGCCGCGGGCAACAGCGGGCCGGGCCGGGGCACGGTCGCGTCCCCCGGCAGCGCCGACGCGGCGCTGACGGTCGGTGCCGTCGACGACGACGACCTGATCGCCGACTTCTCCAGCGTCGGGCCCCGCATCGGGGACGGCGCCGTCAAGCCCGACATCACCGCGCCGGGCGTGGACATCACGGCGGCAGCGGCGAGCGGCACGCCGGACCAGAACCCTCCCGGATACGTCAGCAAGAGCGGCACGTCGATGGCGACCCCGCACGTCGCGGGCGCCGCGGCGATCCTCAAGCAGAAGAACCCCGCCTGGACGGGCGCACAGATCAAGGCGGCCCTGACGGGCTCGGCCAAGGGCGGCTCCCACTCGGTCTTCCAGCAGGGGGCGGGCCGGCTCGCTGTCGACAAGGCGATCGACCAGACGGTCGTCTCCGAACCGGCCTCGGTCGGCCTGGGTACCCAGCAGTGGCCCCACACCGACGACACACCCGTCGCCAAGCAGGTGAGGTACCGGAACAGCGGCACCACCGACGTGACGCTGGACCTGTCGCTGGAGGCGCCCACCGGCGGGGACGAGAAGCTCGCCCCGGCCGGGTTCTTCACCCTCGGGGCACAGCGGATCACGGTCCCGGCCGGCGGTACCGCCGCCGTGGACCTGACGGCCGACACCCGGCTCGGCGGTACGGTCGACGGTTCGTACTCGGTCACGGTCGTCGCGTCCGGAGGCGGCCGGAGCGTGCGCACCGCGGCATCGGTGGAGCGCGAGGCCGAGTCGTACGACGTCACCTTCAACACCGTCGGACGGGACGGTGCGGCCAGTACCAACTGGCAGGCCGACCTGAAGGGCTACGGCGGGTCCGCCACGGGCCGTCGGTTCTTCCCGGACCTGTCGTCGGGCTCCGCCACGGTCCGACTGCCGCGAGGTACCTACAGTCTCGCCGCCGACATGCTGGTCGACCCCACTGCCCCGGGCAAGGGCGTCGACCTGATCAACAACCCGCGGTTCTCGGTGACCGGTCCCACCACGGTCACCCTCGACGCCCGGACCACCCGGCCCGTCGCCTTCGAGGTGCCGGACGCGGCCGCACGCTACACGCGCGCCGGAATGATGTACACCGTGAGCACACCCGAGACCCTCATCATCGAGGGGGGCGAGTTCGGCAGCTTCGACCATCTGCGCACCGCGTACCAGGGACCCGAGATGGGCGACGGCGCCCTCGTCCAGCAGTGGTCCGCGCACTGGCAGCGGGGCAGTAACGAGTACAACGTCCTCACCGGCGGCCCGGTCAAGGAACTGGCCACCGGTTACAGCAAGACCTACAAGCCCGGGGACATGGCCCTGGTGAAGGCGAAGGTCGGATCGTCCGTACCGGGCCTCGACGGCGCCCTCGCGGCACACGGCGTACTGGACTACGGAGGCGGCGTCGAGGCCCCCTACACCGTGCAGCCGGCACCGGGAACGCGCAACGTGTATCTGTCCACGGCCGACGGGGCCGCCTGGAACATCGTCGCGGGAGTACTGGGCGCGGCGGATCCCTCGGGCCAGCGGAACTTCGATGCCCTCTACGGCCTCGACGAGCCGCGGCGGTACAAGGCGGGGGAGACGTACACCGAGACCTACAACGTCGGTGCACCGGGGCCGCGGATGAACGAGAACGAGGGGATCGTGCGCGACGGCGACACCATCTTCGGTTCGCTGCCGCTGGTCAGTGACGGGGCGGGCCATTTCGGGATCGCCCGGTACTCGGGCGCGAGCACCACCGTCCACCGCAACGGTGAGCTGCTCGTGAAGAAGGACGTCGCCATCGACCAGGAGCCCTTCGCGCTGCCGTCGGAACCCGCCACGTACACGGTGTCGACCACGATCCGCCGGAACCCGGAGTTCAACCGTACCGGAACCCGGATCGACGCCTCGTGGACCTTCGACTCGGCCCGCACCGAGAGCCCGACCATGCTCCCGGTCTCCACGGTCCGCTTCCTGCCGCGGCTCGCGCTGGACTCCACCGTTCCGGCAGGCGGCAAGCAGACCGTCCCCGTCGAGGTGCAAGGCGCGGCGGCCGGCGCCAACCTGAAGACCCTGCGGGTCCTGGTGTCGTACGACGACACGACGTGGCTGCCCGTCCCGGTCACGGCGGACAGGGTCACGGTGAAGGCCCCGGCGAAGGGCAAGGCGATCTCGCTGAAGGCCGTCGTCACTGACAAGGACGACAACGAGTCGACGGTCACCATCCACAACGCCTTCTTCGGCAGGTGA
- a CDS encoding cell wall metabolism sensor histidine kinase WalK — MPGAAAAFGLRTRLVIAFLLVAAVSAVTTAALTYRQARNAVLVRAQDTAVTSFREEVEQFVPRLPLDPDALRWDLYDIAARAKPHPWIVFADYGSLRVSSGDRPVSGVLTPELRRTTLTSAHGSFERVVKDGNAYLTIGMPVMTRVVAGGAAVPSGLVLFAVMPMTNEDVDIDSLVTAARDGALPGLAVALVPALLAARSVLRPVRELRRAAHSMGGGQLDTRITVRGRDEMADLARTFNESAARLERSVEELREAGARARRFASDVSHELRTPLAGMLAVTDVVDEEAGTLAPNTARAVRLISAETGKLAVLVEDLMEISRFDARAAELNTDEVDAAEAVRNTLSGRQWLGRVRAELPDGLRIRLDTRRFDVIVANLVGNALRHGAEPVTVRLSARGDALITEVHDNGPGIPPDALPHIFDRFYKEDAARSRSSGSGLGLAITKENVQLHGGTIHARNAAGGGALFTVELPFDGPASGSGAPDGPSRAHGGTGPAESRDRTETIA, encoded by the coding sequence ATGCCCGGCGCGGCCGCCGCGTTCGGGCTGCGCACCCGGCTGGTGATCGCGTTCCTGCTGGTGGCCGCTGTCAGCGCCGTCACGACCGCCGCGTTGACCTATCGGCAGGCACGCAACGCGGTTCTCGTGCGTGCGCAGGACACGGCCGTCACCTCCTTCCGCGAGGAGGTCGAGCAGTTCGTCCCCCGCCTGCCCCTGGATCCGGATGCGCTGCGGTGGGACCTCTACGACATCGCGGCGCGCGCCAAACCACATCCGTGGATCGTCTTCGCCGACTACGGTTCGTTGCGCGTCTCCTCGGGTGACCGGCCCGTCTCCGGTGTTCTCACCCCGGAACTGCGCCGCACCACGCTCACCTCGGCACACGGCAGCTTCGAGCGGGTCGTCAAGGACGGGAACGCGTATCTGACCATCGGGATGCCGGTGATGACCCGGGTCGTCGCCGGTGGCGCCGCGGTGCCGAGCGGCCTGGTTCTCTTCGCCGTGATGCCCATGACGAACGAGGACGTGGACATCGACTCCCTGGTGACCGCTGCCCGCGACGGCGCCCTGCCGGGGCTGGCCGTGGCCCTGGTGCCCGCACTGCTCGCGGCGCGCAGCGTGCTGCGCCCCGTCCGTGAACTGCGGCGTGCCGCACACTCCATGGGCGGCGGGCAGCTCGACACACGTATCACCGTACGCGGCCGGGACGAGATGGCCGACCTGGCCAGGACGTTCAACGAGTCGGCGGCCCGCCTCGAACGCTCCGTGGAGGAGTTGCGGGAAGCCGGAGCACGGGCCCGGCGCTTCGCCTCGGACGTCTCGCACGAGTTGCGCACCCCGCTCGCCGGTATGCTCGCCGTCACGGACGTGGTGGACGAGGAGGCCGGGACGCTCGCCCCGAACACCGCTCGGGCGGTGCGCCTGATCAGCGCCGAGACCGGCAAACTCGCCGTGCTGGTGGAGGATCTGATGGAGATCTCCCGTTTCGACGCCCGCGCGGCGGAACTCAACACCGATGAGGTGGACGCGGCGGAGGCCGTGCGCAACACCCTGTCCGGCAGGCAGTGGCTCGGCCGGGTCCGCGCCGAGCTCCCCGACGGCCTGCGTATCCGCCTCGACACGCGCCGCTTCGACGTCATCGTGGCCAACCTGGTCGGCAACGCCCTGCGCCATGGTGCCGAACCGGTCACCGTGCGGCTGTCGGCACGCGGGGACGCGCTGATCACCGAGGTGCACGACAACGGCCCCGGGATCCCACCGGACGCTCTGCCGCACATCTTCGACCGCTTCTACAAGGAGGACGCCGCGCGTTCCCGCTCGTCGGGCAGCGGCCTCGGGCTCGCGATCACCAAGGAGAACGTGCAACTGCACGGCGGCACGATCCACGCGCGGAACGCGGCCGGCGGCGGCGCCCTGTTCACCGTGGAGCTGCCCTTCGACGGGCCCGCGTCCGGGAGCGGCGCGCCGGACGGTCCGTCACGCGCGCACGGTGGCACGGGGCCGGCGGAGAGCCGCGACCGGACGGAGACCATCGCGTGA
- a CDS encoding response regulator transcription factor encodes MPRVLLVEDDPSVREGVEIGLCQRGHQVHAAVTGEAGLEALGAFRPDILLLDLMLPAMSGVQVCSRVRETSQLPIIMLTARGDDVDIVVGLEAGADDYIVKPARTEVIEARIRAVLRRAESPIDARPAVEHHGELDIDRAGHTVLRSGAPVALAPSELKLLLHLSAVPEQVFSRQRLLKEVWDHSFHSDIRLVDACVRRLRAKIEDPSRDPRYIQTLRGYGYRFGPL; translated from the coding sequence ATGCCACGCGTCCTCCTCGTCGAAGACGACCCCTCCGTGCGCGAGGGCGTCGAGATCGGGCTGTGCCAGCGCGGGCACCAGGTCCACGCCGCCGTGACCGGCGAGGCGGGCCTTGAGGCGCTGGGTGCCTTTCGCCCCGACATCCTGCTGCTCGACCTGATGCTCCCCGCGATGAGCGGCGTCCAGGTGTGCTCCCGGGTACGCGAGACCAGCCAGTTACCGATCATCATGCTGACCGCGCGCGGCGACGACGTCGACATCGTCGTCGGCCTGGAGGCGGGCGCGGACGACTACATCGTCAAGCCCGCCCGCACCGAGGTCATCGAGGCCCGCATACGTGCCGTGCTGCGCCGCGCCGAGAGCCCGATCGACGCAAGGCCCGCCGTCGAGCACCACGGTGAACTCGACATCGACCGCGCCGGTCACACCGTCCTCAGGTCGGGCGCCCCGGTCGCCCTCGCGCCCTCCGAACTGAAGCTGTTGCTGCACCTGTCCGCGGTACCGGAACAGGTCTTCAGCCGGCAGCGGCTCCTGAAGGAGGTCTGGGATCACAGTTTCCACAGCGACATCCGCCTGGTGGACGCCTGTGTGCGCCGACTGCGCGCCAAGATCGAGGATCCGTCCCGCGATCCTCGCTACATTCAGACCCTGCGGGGCTACGGCTACCGCTTCGGTCCGCTGTGA
- a CDS encoding type II toxin-antitoxin system Phd/YefM family antitoxin yields the protein MAYEIPVTQARAELAELINRVVYGGERVVVTRHGKPLVALVSAADLERLEKGEAAAEEQVISSVSSIGSSVSAPGERRRFGIAAEHRGHHEPGS from the coding sequence ATGGCCTACGAGATTCCGGTGACGCAAGCCCGAGCTGAGCTCGCCGAATTGATCAACCGTGTCGTCTACGGCGGTGAGCGCGTCGTCGTGACGCGGCACGGCAAGCCGCTGGTGGCGCTCGTCTCGGCCGCTGACCTGGAGCGACTGGAGAAGGGTGAGGCGGCTGCCGAGGAGCAGGTGATCAGCTCGGTCTCCTCGATCGGCTCCTCGGTGTCCGCTCCCGGCGAACGGCGGCGCTTCGGTATCGCGGCGGAACACAGGGGACACCACGAGCCGGGCAGCTGA
- a CDS encoding NAD(P)-dependent oxidoreductase: MSKGNAWVLGATGQIGRAAVQSLVEDGWEVTAASRGGGRDARWDEAVRTTALDRDADGALAAALGDGCDVLVDMVAYDAGHARQLTGLADRIGSAVVISSGAVYEDDRGRSFDTQGEPDGSPHYPLPIPESQRTLPAGDTTYGTRKIQLERDLLAAGEALPVTLLRAGAIHGRYCRSPRELYFVKRLLDGRARRVLAFGGESRFHPVHVSNLAELIRLAALRPGSRVLNAGDPQAPTVAEIGGAVDAALGRTTETVLMAGAPGEDGVGGTPWSSAHPIVYDMTAAERELGYRPVTDYARSLPGTVEWIAAQLEGRDWTEAFPAMLRAYGKKLFDYAAEDAWLEAHDRKA; encoded by the coding sequence ATGAGCAAGGGAAACGCATGGGTTCTGGGTGCGACGGGACAGATCGGGCGAGCGGCCGTGCAGTCGCTCGTCGAGGACGGCTGGGAGGTGACGGCCGCCTCGCGCGGCGGCGGCCGGGACGCGCGGTGGGACGAGGCGGTGCGCACGACGGCCCTGGACCGGGACGCCGACGGGGCGCTCGCGGCGGCGCTGGGCGACGGCTGCGACGTACTGGTCGACATGGTGGCGTACGACGCGGGTCACGCCCGTCAGCTGACCGGTCTCGCGGACCGGATCGGTTCGGCGGTGGTGATCTCCAGCGGCGCGGTGTACGAGGACGACCGGGGCCGCAGCTTCGACACGCAGGGCGAACCCGACGGTTCGCCGCACTACCCGCTGCCGATCCCGGAGTCGCAGCGCACCCTGCCGGCCGGCGACACGACGTACGGGACGCGGAAGATACAGCTGGAGCGGGATCTGCTGGCGGCCGGGGAGGCGCTGCCGGTGACGCTGCTGCGGGCCGGGGCGATCCACGGCAGGTACTGCCGCTCGCCGCGTGAGCTGTATTTCGTGAAGCGGCTCCTGGACGGCCGCGCCCGGCGGGTGCTCGCGTTCGGCGGGGAGTCCCGCTTCCACCCGGTCCATGTCTCCAACCTGGCCGAGCTGATCCGGCTGGCCGCCCTGCGGCCCGGTTCGCGGGTGCTCAACGCCGGGGATCCGCAGGCGCCGACGGTCGCGGAGATCGGCGGGGCCGTCGATGCGGCGCTCGGCCGCACGACGGAGACCGTGCTGATGGCGGGCGCGCCCGGAGAGGACGGCGTCGGTGGCACGCCATGGAGCAGCGCCCACCCCATCGTGTACGACATGACGGCCGCCGAACGAGAGCTGGGGTACCGGCCGGTCACGGACTACGCGCGGTCGCTTCCCGGGACGGTCGAGTGGATCGCGGCGCAGCTGGAGGGCAGGGACTGGACGGAGGCCTTCCCCGCCATGCTCCGGGCGTACGGGAAGAAGCTCTTCGACTACGCGGCGGAGGACGCCTGGCTGGAGGCGCACGACCGGAAGGCGTGA
- a CDS encoding 1-acyl-sn-glycerol-3-phosphate acyltransferase: MFYQVLKYVIIGPLLRLFFRPRIEGLEHIPEDGAAIVAGNHLSFSDHFLMPAILKRRITFLAKAEYFTGPGVKGRLTAAFFRGIGQIPVDRSGKEAGQAAIREGLGVLSKGELLGIYPEGTRSHDGRLYKGKVGVAVMAIKAQVPVVPCAMVGTFEIQPPGQVVPRIRRVTIRFGEPLDFSRYAGMENQKAAIRAVTDEIMYAILGLSGQEYVDEYAVKVKAAQAEQDGPSKKFPKLRRRRRIRAR, translated from the coding sequence GTGTTCTACCAGGTGCTCAAGTACGTCATCATCGGGCCGCTTCTACGGTTGTTCTTCCGCCCCAGGATCGAGGGCCTGGAGCACATCCCGGAGGACGGCGCGGCCATCGTCGCCGGCAACCATCTGTCGTTCTCCGACCATTTCCTGATGCCCGCGATCCTCAAACGGCGCATCACGTTTCTCGCCAAGGCCGAGTACTTCACCGGGCCGGGAGTGAAGGGGCGGCTGACCGCCGCCTTCTTCCGCGGCATCGGGCAGATCCCGGTGGACCGCTCCGGCAAGGAGGCGGGGCAGGCGGCGATCCGGGAAGGGCTCGGTGTGCTGAGCAAGGGCGAACTGCTGGGCATCTACCCGGAGGGCACCCGTTCGCACGACGGCCGGCTCTACAAGGGCAAGGTGGGCGTGGCCGTCATGGCGATCAAGGCGCAGGTGCCCGTGGTGCCGTGCGCGATGGTGGGTACGTTCGAGATCCAGCCGCCGGGGCAGGTCGTCCCGCGCATCAGGCGCGTCACCATCCGCTTCGGTGAGCCGCTGGACTTCTCGCGCTATGCCGGTATGGAGAACCAGAAGGCCGCGATCCGGGCGGTCACCGACGAGATCATGTACGCGATCCTGGGGCTCTCGGGTCAGGAGTACGTCGACGAGTACGCGGTCAAGGTGAAGGCCGCGCAGGCCGAACAGGACGGGCCGTCGAAGAAGTTCCCGAAACTGCGACGCCGACGGCGGATCCGCGCTCGGTGA
- a CDS encoding DUF4032 domain-containing protein has protein sequence MTLQISATNPEHPALLLELPWHIPLEQWPDEYLVPLPRGISRHVVRYVRAGEETVAVKELAERPALREYELLRTLDRLGIPAVDPLAVVTGRTEADGSPLEPVLITRHLGGSLPYRSMFETTMRPGTVHRLMDALAVLLVRLHLTGFAWGDCSLSNTLFRRDAGAYAAYLVDAETGELHPRLSDGQRSYDIELARVNISGEMLDLEAAGALHPSIDPIAFGLEIEERYGALWTELTRTSVYPAGKHHYMERRIRRLNDLGFDVAEMQISHSDHGNTVTFVPKVVDAGHHQRQLLRLTGMDAEENQARRLLNDLESWMATQDDYAPGDRHGARTEVLAHRWVREIFRPTVRAARDHVPARMDAAELYHELLEHRWYLSERAQHDIGLDAAVEDYVRKAVTPDDGCA, from the coding sequence ATGACTCTGCAGATCAGCGCCACCAACCCCGAACACCCGGCCCTCCTGCTCGAACTGCCCTGGCACATACCCCTGGAGCAGTGGCCCGACGAGTACCTCGTGCCGCTCCCCCGCGGCATCTCCCGGCACGTCGTGCGCTACGTGCGAGCGGGCGAGGAGACCGTGGCCGTGAAGGAGCTCGCCGAGCGGCCCGCGCTGCGCGAGTACGAACTCCTGCGTACGCTGGACCGTCTCGGAATACCGGCCGTCGATCCGCTCGCCGTGGTCACCGGACGGACCGAGGCCGACGGATCGCCGCTCGAACCCGTCCTGATCACCCGCCATCTGGGCGGTTCGCTGCCCTACCGGTCGATGTTCGAGACGACCATGCGCCCCGGCACGGTGCACCGCCTCATGGACGCCCTCGCCGTCCTCCTCGTCAGGCTGCATCTGACGGGGTTCGCCTGGGGGGACTGCTCGCTGTCCAACACCCTGTTCCGGCGGGACGCGGGCGCGTACGCCGCCTACCTCGTGGACGCCGAGACCGGGGAGCTGCACCCCCGGCTGAGCGACGGGCAGCGCTCGTACGACATCGAGCTCGCGCGGGTCAACATCAGCGGCGAGATGCTCGACCTGGAGGCGGCCGGCGCGCTGCACCCGTCCATCGACCCGATCGCGTTCGGTCTGGAGATCGAGGAGCGCTACGGGGCGCTGTGGACGGAGCTGACGCGCACCTCCGTCTACCCGGCGGGCAAGCACCATTACATGGAGCGCCGCATCCGCCGTCTCAACGACCTGGGCTTCGATGTCGCCGAGATGCAGATATCGCACTCGGACCACGGGAACACGGTCACGTTCGTGCCCAAGGTCGTGGACGCCGGCCATCACCAGCGCCAACTGCTGCGCCTCACCGGGATGGACGCCGAGGAGAACCAGGCGCGACGGCTCCTCAACGACCTGGAGAGCTGGATGGCCACCCAGGACGACTACGCCCCCGGCGACCGGCACGGCGCCCGCACCGAGGTGCTGGCCCACCGCTGGGTCCGCGAGATCTTCCGCCCCACCGTGCGCGCGGCGCGCGACCACGTGCCCGCCCGGATGGACGCGGCCGAGCTCTACCACGAACTCCTCGAACACCGCTGGTACCTGTCCGAGCGGGCCCAGCACGACATCGGACTCGACGCGGCGGTCGAGGACTACGTCAGGAAGGCGGTCACACCGGACGACGGCTGCGCATAG
- a CDS encoding GntR family transcriptional regulator: protein MPIENRPLREQVKEELIKRLGRGTIATNSPINEGQLATELGVSRTPLREALITLEREGVITSERGKGFRFTPLSAQEFRDLSAIVATLEALALESSDPEHLAATAPRLLEEARAFSAPQAPHDVIERYDDAWHDLLLSGCTNDRLMKLITSLKVTMHRYERVALGDQDILERSAEEHERIAECLQRGDLDAAVAALKENWNSGMHRILEHLKD from the coding sequence ATGCCAATCGAAAACCGCCCGCTGCGCGAACAGGTCAAGGAGGAACTGATCAAGCGCCTCGGGCGCGGCACGATCGCGACCAACTCGCCGATCAACGAGGGGCAGCTCGCCACCGAACTCGGCGTCAGCCGCACTCCGCTGCGCGAGGCACTGATCACGCTGGAGCGCGAGGGTGTCATCACCAGCGAGCGGGGCAAGGGCTTCCGCTTCACACCGCTCAGCGCCCAGGAGTTCCGCGACCTGTCCGCGATCGTCGCGACGCTGGAGGCGCTCGCCCTGGAGTCCAGCGATCCCGAGCACCTGGCGGCGACGGCCCCCCGCCTCCTGGAGGAGGCGCGCGCGTTCTCGGCCCCGCAGGCGCCGCACGACGTCATAGAGCGTTACGACGACGCGTGGCACGACCTGCTCCTGTCCGGCTGCACCAACGACCGCCTGATGAAGCTGATCACCTCCCTGAAGGTGACGATGCACCGCTACGAGCGGGTGGCCCTGGGCGACCAGGACATCCTGGAGCGATCCGCGGAGGAGCACGAGCGGATCGCCGAGTGCCTGCAACGCGGCGACCTGGACGCGGCCGTCGCGGCGCTCAAGGAGAACTGGAACAGTGGGATGCACCGGATCCTGGAGCATCTGAAGGACTGA
- a CDS encoding SDR family NAD(P)-dependent oxidoreductase: MISLDGKRAIVTGGGAGIGRATAQVLAELGASVVIADIDTDGGERTAKDTGGTFVRCDVSRREDCEAVVHTAQERFGGVDVLFNNAGIIRRSTVCEITEDDWDLVMAVNIRSVMLMSRLVIPGMAARGGGSIVNTGSGWGIRGGGRAVSYCASKGAVVNMTRAMAIDHGPDNIRVNCVCPGDTATGMLAEEARQLGESSDAFYADAADRPLGRIGQPRDIAQTVAFLASDASAFLSGAVIPVDGAGTA, from the coding sequence ATGATCTCCCTCGACGGCAAGCGCGCGATCGTGACCGGCGGCGGAGCCGGCATCGGCCGCGCCACCGCCCAGGTACTCGCCGAGCTCGGCGCCAGCGTGGTGATCGCCGACATCGACACGGACGGCGGCGAACGCACCGCGAAGGACACCGGCGGGACCTTCGTGCGCTGCGACGTGTCACGGCGCGAGGACTGCGAGGCCGTCGTGCACACGGCGCAGGAGCGGTTCGGCGGCGTGGACGTCCTGTTCAACAACGCCGGCATCATCCGCCGCTCCACGGTCTGCGAGATCACCGAGGACGACTGGGACCTGGTGATGGCCGTGAACATCCGCTCGGTGATGCTGATGAGCCGCCTCGTGATCCCCGGGATGGCTGCCCGGGGCGGCGGTTCCATCGTCAACACCGGCTCCGGGTGGGGCATCCGCGGCGGTGGCCGGGCCGTCTCGTACTGCGCCTCGAAGGGCGCCGTCGTCAACATGACCCGCGCCATGGCCATCGACCACGGCCCCGACAACATCCGCGTCAACTGTGTCTGCCCCGGTGACACGGCGACCGGAATGCTCGCCGAGGAGGCCCGCCAGCTCGGCGAGAGCTCCGACGCCTTCTACGCCGACGCCGCCGACCGGCCGCTCGGCCGGATCGGGCAGCCCCGCGACATCGCCCAGACCGTGGCGTTCCTCGCCTCCGACGCCTCGGCGTTCCTGAGCGGAGCGGTCATCCCGGTCGACGGCGCCGGTACCGCGTGA